A genomic region of Rhodospirillales bacterium contains the following coding sequences:
- a CDS encoding DNA-directed RNA polymerase subunit omega — protein MARVTVEDCVEKIQNRFELVMMASQRAREIGSGAPLLVDRDHDKNTVVSLRELAEDKVQQETLKEDLIRSHQRIIEMEDDEDVIDLMDGEEGWDAIAAQSSAVDLSEFEGDDDDGIGLKSLAGNNVDDDDDF, from the coding sequence ATGGCACGCGTGACCGTTGAAGACTGCGTAGAAAAAATTCAAAACCGTTTTGAACTGGTGATGATGGCATCCCAGCGCGCACGGGAAATTGGCTCCGGGGCACCGTTGCTGGTGGATCGTGACCATGATAAAAACACGGTTGTGTCCCTGCGGGAGCTGGCCGAAGACAAAGTTCAGCAGGAAACACTGAAAGAAGATCTGATCCGTTCTCACCAGCGCATCATCGAAATGGAAGATGACGAAGATGTGATCGACCTGATGGATGGCGAAGAAGGCTGGGATGCGATTGCGGCTCAGAGCTCCGCTGTTGATCTCAGCGAATTCGAAGGTGACGACGACGACGGAATCGGCCTGAAAAGTCTGGCCGGCAATAACGTCGATGATGATGACGACTTCTAG
- a CDS encoding N-acetylmuramoyl-L-alanine amidase produces MSDDVLADLQSYQKSTTPPAGTVADAENTDTSLSLGAFFKRLFNVQAENTNPDRPVPTAEIAPRLQDDGTALTFAASPPPVITATPLPPETAARDPLTPESVNLDDLRRAEIKELLTTQGKLGLDQVGRLQELLNEDGHSVGNIDKDFGAKTAAGVVGFLKDNPDMARLVSPEMYASLINNDPHNANKQALRGMVSGNETLKAQIVESTKNLLGTDPASMSDGQKIALQTNLSLLGHYDYDRAGKQEIDGTLGKGSRRAIDAFRTENGLAVADKDPVIKETPSEKLTQSFTKEADKPHIGLPRLPAAVRNLDPESFITEDTYGLSRDAVAEAWRVTLSGETPQYNPQFQSDHPIFVGIAAHNQANSYGTIDPGAVSPLDETLHEADINRALAQASVKAAYKQGFNAVYVGGTENTPFPVNYNRDLSHIAVKGAFAHNLGIITGAPIIAVNHETNAIDNIDVKGARVYAFTNTKDDAATRPALNSQSEKLAREMSRNFQTGDTPTLEKTARHMALRGVEKGVIEQGGQNAAITVESGFLTNPDDVRELKALRDNPVNAGAQIAQGAANYYNGTNPQVALAPRIEEQDIQIAQAPAAPDTLKL; encoded by the coding sequence ATGAGCGACGACGTACTGGCAGATTTGCAAAGCTATCAGAAAAGCACTACCCCGCCGGCCGGGACAGTCGCCGACGCCGAAAATACCGATACATCTTTGTCTCTTGGTGCTTTTTTCAAGCGCCTGTTCAATGTACAGGCTGAAAACACCAACCCCGACAGACCGGTTCCCACTGCGGAGATCGCCCCGCGGTTACAAGACGATGGTACAGCGCTTACCTTTGCCGCATCACCGCCGCCAGTGATTACGGCTACGCCGTTGCCACCGGAAACCGCCGCCCGTGATCCTTTAACACCGGAAAGCGTCAATCTGGACGATCTGCGCCGGGCTGAGATTAAAGAGCTTTTGACAACGCAAGGGAAACTGGGGCTGGATCAGGTCGGACGGTTGCAGGAATTGTTGAACGAAGACGGGCATTCTGTCGGTAACATCGATAAAGATTTCGGCGCAAAAACGGCGGCGGGAGTCGTCGGGTTTTTGAAAGATAACCCGGATATGGCGCGGCTGGTCAGCCCGGAGATGTACGCCTCCCTGATTAACAACGACCCGCATAACGCCAATAAACAAGCTTTACGCGGGATGGTATCCGGCAATGAAACGCTGAAGGCGCAGATCGTCGAATCGACCAAAAATCTGCTGGGCACTGATCCGGCAAGCATGAGCGATGGCCAGAAAATTGCGCTGCAGACCAATTTGAGCCTTTTAGGACATTACGATTACGACCGGGCCGGCAAACAGGAAATTGACGGGACGCTCGGCAAAGGCAGCCGGCGGGCTATTGACGCCTTCCGCACTGAAAACGGGCTGGCGGTTGCCGATAAGGATCCCGTCATCAAAGAAACACCTAGCGAAAAACTAACGCAGAGCTTTACCAAAGAGGCCGACAAACCGCATATCGGCCTGCCGCGCTTGCCGGCGGCGGTCCGTAATCTGGACCCGGAATCCTTTATCACAGAGGATACATACGGCCTTTCACGGGACGCCGTGGCTGAAGCGTGGCGGGTTACACTGAGCGGGGAAACGCCGCAATACAACCCGCAATTCCAATCAGATCACCCAATTTTTGTCGGCATAGCCGCGCATAATCAAGCCAATTCGTACGGCACGATCGACCCCGGCGCCGTTTCGCCTCTGGATGAGACTCTGCACGAAGCCGATATCAACCGGGCCCTAGCACAGGCCTCCGTTAAAGCCGCGTACAAACAGGGTTTTAATGCCGTTTATGTCGGCGGCACTGAAAACACGCCCTTCCCGGTTAATTACAATCGTGACTTGTCCCATATCGCGGTCAAGGGTGCCTTTGCCCATAATCTGGGCATCATCACCGGCGCACCGATTATCGCGGTTAACCATGAAACCAATGCCATCGACAACATAGATGTTAAAGGGGCGCGGGTTTACGCCTTTACCAATACCAAAGACGATGCGGCAACCCGCCCGGCCCTGAACAGCCAGTCGGAAAAACTGGCGCGGGAAATGTCCAGAAATTTCCAGACCGGGGATACGCCAACTTTGGAGAAAACCGCGCGGCATATGGCTCTTCGCGGCGTTGAAAAGGGCGTCATCGAACAAGGCGGCCAGAATGCCGCCATAACGGTTGAAAGCGGTTTCCTGACCAATCCCGACGATGTCCGTGAATTGAAAGCTCTTCGCGACAACCCGGTCAATGCCGGCGCGCAGATTGCCCAGGGCGCTGCCAATTATTACAACGGGACGAACCCGCAAGTGGCTCTCGCCCCGCGCATAGAAGAACAGGACATCCAGATCGCGCAAGCACCCGCGGCGCCCGATACTCTTAAACTGTAA
- a CDS encoding bifunctional (p)ppGpp synthetase/guanosine-3',5'-bis(diphosphate) 3'-pyrophosphohydrolase, whose amino-acid sequence MIEKEDFLKQVHERNPDIDLDAIARAFDFAKEKHEGQTRASGEPYYTHPVEVAGILVDMGLDAGSVLTAILHDTIEDTDATFADIKREFGEEVATLVDGVSKLTRIESQTVEGKQAENFRKLVVAMSEDIRVLLVKLADRLHNMRTLHHFSKPEKQRRIALETLEIYAPLAERIGLHKVKEEIEDLAFSYLNPEARESITNRLSFLRKEGTEIVKSILTQLTELLREAGIKAEVTGREKTRYSIWRKMQRKNVTFEQLSDIMAFRVVVDDVGECYHVLGIIHAHYPTVPGRFKDYISTPKPNGYRSIHTTVIGPENQRIEIQIRTREMHEEADLGVAAHWAYKKSESGKPLNIKDAKNYRWLRELLDIIEQEARPEDFLENTKLELFQDHVYVFSPKGDLIELPSGATPVDFAYAIHSAVGDKCVGSKVNGRIAPLNTKLQNGDQVEVITAKNQTPSPTWERFVATGKARSHIRRYIRQQQRHEYVTLGRAMLVKVFQQEDYEFTEKAVGGVLNQFRADDIEDIFAGIGSGNIVARDVFKAIFPGHKTAPAKKPEETPIVERTGTPGQRSVSSGGPMPIKGLIPGMAVHFARCCHPLPGDRIVGIVTTGKGVTIHTIDCDTLENFADTPERWIDVSWEEGPDTPEAHVGRLEMTISNVAGALGTLSTVIAKNGGNITNLKITNRSLDFWDMLIDVYVNDTKHLNNVIAALRATPQITSVNRARGR is encoded by the coding sequence ATGATAGAAAAAGAAGATTTTCTGAAACAGGTTCATGAACGCAATCCGGATATTGATCTGGATGCGATAGCACGTGCTTTTGACTTCGCAAAGGAAAAACACGAAGGGCAGACCCGCGCCTCTGGCGAGCCGTATTATACCCACCCGGTGGAAGTGGCCGGAATTCTGGTTGATATGGGGCTGGATGCCGGGTCGGTGCTGACGGCGATTTTGCACGACACGATCGAGGATACCGATGCGACGTTTGCGGACATAAAACGCGAATTCGGCGAAGAGGTCGCCACGCTGGTTGATGGCGTCAGTAAATTGACCCGGATTGAAAGCCAGACGGTCGAAGGCAAACAGGCTGAAAATTTCCGCAAACTCGTTGTGGCGATGAGTGAAGATATCAGGGTTTTGCTCGTCAAGTTGGCCGACCGCCTTCACAACATGCGTACGCTCCATCATTTTTCCAAACCGGAAAAACAGCGGCGGATTGCACTGGAAACACTGGAAATCTATGCGCCGCTGGCTGAGAGGATCGGCCTGCACAAGGTTAAGGAAGAAATAGAAGATCTGGCCTTTTCCTATTTGAACCCGGAAGCCCGGGAAAGCATTACCAACCGTTTGTCGTTCCTGCGAAAAGAGGGGACGGAAATTGTTAAAAGCATTCTAACGCAGCTAACAGAACTGTTGCGCGAGGCAGGCATTAAAGCAGAAGTAACGGGCCGGGAGAAAACCCGCTATTCGATCTGGCGCAAAATGCAGCGTAAAAACGTTACGTTCGAACAGCTCTCCGATATTATGGCGTTCCGGGTGGTGGTTGATGATGTAGGGGAATGCTACCATGTCTTAGGGATCATCCACGCGCATTACCCAACCGTTCCCGGTCGGTTCAAGGATTATATTTCAACGCCCAAACCAAACGGTTACCGCTCGATCCACACGACGGTGATCGGGCCGGAAAACCAACGTATCGAGATCCAGATACGCACCCGTGAAATGCACGAGGAAGCCGATCTGGGGGTTGCCGCGCACTGGGCCTATAAGAAAAGCGAAAGCGGTAAGCCGCTGAATATCAAAGACGCCAAGAATTACCGCTGGCTGCGCGAATTATTGGATATTATCGAACAGGAAGCGCGGCCCGAAGATTTTCTGGAAAACACCAAGTTGGAGCTGTTTCAGGATCATGTCTATGTCTTTTCACCCAAGGGTGATCTGATCGAGCTGCCGAGCGGGGCAACTCCGGTTGATTTCGCCTATGCCATTCATTCGGCTGTTGGTGACAAATGCGTAGGCTCAAAGGTCAATGGCCGGATTGCGCCGCTGAACACCAAGTTGCAAAATGGCGATCAGGTCGAAGTCATTACCGCCAAAAACCAGACGCCGTCCCCGACCTGGGAACGGTTTGTGGCGACGGGTAAGGCGCGCTCTCACATTCGCCGTTATATTCGCCAGCAACAGCGCCACGAGTACGTCACACTGGGCCGGGCGATGTTGGTCAAGGTCTTCCAGCAAGAAGACTATGAATTCACGGAAAAAGCGGTTGGCGGCGTTTTAAACCAGTTCCGCGCCGATGATATCGAGGATATCTTCGCCGGCATCGGGTCGGGGAATATTGTCGCGCGCGATGTATTCAAGGCGATCTTTCCCGGTCATAAAACGGCCCCGGCGAAAAAACCGGAAGAAACCCCGATCGTCGAGCGCACCGGAACGCCGGGCCAGCGGTCTGTTTCCAGCGGCGGGCCCATGCCGATCAAGGGACTTATTCCGGGGATGGCCGTTCATTTTGCCCGCTGTTGCCACCCGTTGCCGGGGGACCGGATTGTAGGGATCGTGACAACCGGCAAAGGCGTTACGATTCACACGATTGACTGCGACACGCTGGAGAACTTTGCCGACACGCCGGAGCGCTGGATTGATGTCTCATGGGAAGAAGGCCCGGACACACCCGAAGCTCATGTCGGGCGGCTTGAAATGACAATCAGCAATGTGGCCGGGGCGCTGGGGACGTTATCGACGGTGATCGCCAAAAACGGCGGCAACATCACCAACCTGAAGATTACCAACCGCAGCCTTGATTTCTGGGACATGTTAATCGACGTTTATGTGAACGATACCAAGCACCTGAACAATGTGATCGCCGCTCTGCGCGCAACGCCTCAGATTACATCGGTTAATCGGGCCCGCGGGCGATAA
- a CDS encoding acyl carrier protein, protein MSDIAERVAKIVVEHLGVDESKVVESASFIDDLGADSLGTVELVMAFEEEFNIEIPDDAAEKIQTVGDAVSFIKENVTD, encoded by the coding sequence ATGAGTGACATTGCCGAACGCGTAGCGAAAATTGTTGTTGAGCACCTGGGTGTTGACGAAAGCAAAGTTGTTGAGAGCGCCAGCTTCATTGATGATCTGGGCGCAGACTCTCTGGGGACCGTTGAACTGGTCATGGCTTTCGAAGAAGAATTCAACATTGAAATTCCGGATGATGCCGCTGAAAAAATCCAGACGGTTGGCGATGCTGTCAGCTTCATTAAAGAAAACGTTACCGATTAA
- a CDS encoding HAD family phosphatase, translated as MTYDLIIFDCDGTLVDSEHMNMLAVAALFESLGLPQYTPSVIGERFTGMNFDVIVRLVEDENNTKLPADMNQRFVDFVARFAPAYLKATASAEDLVDFVRHHAKICMASNGERDNIFASLKMTGLDRFFSEDNVFYGAMVEHPKPAPDLFWLAAEKKDAAPEKTLVIEDSVTGVTAGKAAGMTVFGFVGTAHDKPGQTASLQKAGADKIYDSLGDIRDDLAVDFIPERAGLTG; from the coding sequence ATGACTTATGACCTGATTATTTTTGATTGTGATGGAACGCTGGTCGACAGCGAACATATGAACATGCTGGCCGTGGCGGCGCTTTTTGAATCGCTGGGGTTGCCCCAATATACGCCTTCTGTGATCGGTGAACGCTTTACGGGCATGAACTTTGACGTGATCGTGCGCCTGGTTGAGGATGAGAACAACACAAAGCTGCCGGCAGACATGAACCAGCGCTTTGTCGACTTTGTGGCCCGGTTCGCGCCGGCCTATCTGAAAGCAACAGCGTCGGCGGAGGATCTGGTCGATTTTGTACGGCATCATGCAAAAATCTGCATGGCTTCGAATGGCGAGCGGGATAATATCTTTGCCTCGCTGAAAATGACGGGGCTGGACCGTTTTTTCTCGGAAGACAATGTTTTTTACGGCGCGATGGTCGAACACCCCAAACCGGCCCCGGATTTGTTTTGGCTGGCGGCGGAAAAAAAGGACGCTGCCCCGGAAAAAACGCTGGTGATCGAAGATAGCGTCACGGGTGTCACAGCCGGTAAAGCGGCGGGAATGACTGTGTTCGGTTTTGTGGGCACCGCGCATGACAAGCCGGGCCAGACCGCCAGCCTGCAAAAGGCCGGCGCCGATAAAATCTATGATTCCCTTGGTGATATCCGTGATGATTTAGCTGTGGATTTTATCCCGGAAAGGGCTGGCTTGACGGGATAA
- a CDS encoding 2-isopropylmalate synthase, with amino-acid sequence MSDKNRIIIFDTTLRDGEQSPGCSMNLEEKLRIAHILDDMGVDVIEAGFPVASPGDFEAVNEIAKSVKNATVAGLCRAVRADIEAAGEAIKPAARRRIHTFISTSPLHMKHKLQMDPETVIGKITESITLARQFTDDVEWSAEDGSRTEDDFLCRAVETAIKAGATTINIPDTVGYAVPEEFAARIRMLIERVPNIDKVIISTHCHNDLGLAVANSLAGVQAGARQVECTINGIGERAGNAAMEEIVMALRTRADFLPFTTGIDTTKITKASRTLSTITGFQVQPNKAIVGANAFAHESGIHQDGVLKCAETYEIMTPESVGLTKSSLVMGKHSGRHAFKDKLNELGYGDIGDNAFQDAFQRFKKLADRKKDVFDDDIIALVDDEVVRMNERIKFEGLQVQAGTSGPQTAALTLVVDGERKQAWVEGNGPVDAIFKAIREIIPHPEAKLMLYQVHAITGGTDAQAEVTVKLEENGKTVVGQGADPDTLVSSCRAYLHALNKLLVKRERRQPDEGP; translated from the coding sequence ATGTCTGACAAAAACCGTATTATTATTTTCGATACCACTTTGCGTGACGGCGAACAATCGCCCGGCTGCTCCATGAATCTGGAGGAAAAACTGCGCATCGCCCACATTCTGGATGACATGGGCGTTGATGTGATTGAGGCTGGCTTTCCGGTGGCCTCCCCCGGTGACTTTGAAGCCGTGAACGAGATCGCCAAGAGCGTGAAAAACGCGACGGTTGCCGGCCTGTGCCGCGCTGTCCGGGCCGATATTGAGGCCGCCGGTGAGGCCATTAAGCCCGCCGCGCGCCGCCGGATTCATACCTTTATTTCCACCAGCCCGCTACACATGAAGCATAAGCTGCAGATGGACCCGGAAACGGTCATCGGGAAAATTACCGAGAGCATTACGCTGGCTCGTCAGTTTACCGACGATGTGGAATGGAGCGCAGAGGACGGCTCCCGCACCGAAGACGACTTCCTGTGCCGCGCTGTCGAAACCGCGATCAAGGCCGGGGCAACGACCATCAATATCCCCGATACGGTCGGCTATGCCGTGCCCGAGGAATTCGCCGCCCGCATCCGCATGTTGATTGAACGCGTACCCAATATCGACAAGGTGATTATCTCGACCCACTGTCACAACGATCTGGGATTGGCCGTGGCCAACTCGCTGGCCGGGGTACAGGCGGGAGCGCGGCAGGTTGAATGTACCATCAACGGGATCGGCGAGCGTGCCGGGAATGCCGCAATGGAGGAAATCGTCATGGCGCTGCGCACGCGGGCTGATTTCCTGCCCTTCACAACCGGCATTGATACGACCAAAATCACCAAGGCGTCCCGGACCCTGTCGACCATCACCGGTTTTCAGGTCCAGCCCAACAAGGCGATCGTCGGCGCCAATGCTTTCGCCCACGAAAGCGGCATTCATCAGGACGGCGTTTTGAAATGTGCGGAAACCTACGAAATCATGACTCCGGAATCGGTGGGGTTGACCAAATCGTCGTTGGTGATGGGCAAACACTCCGGCCGTCATGCGTTCAAGGATAAATTGAACGAACTGGGTTACGGCGATATCGGCGATAACGCGTTTCAGGATGCGTTTCAGCGCTTCAAAAAACTGGCGGACCGCAAGAAAGACGTTTTCGACGACGATATTATCGCGCTGGTCGATGATGAAGTCGTTCGCATGAATGAACGCATCAAATTCGAAGGCCTGCAGGTTCAGGCCGGAACGTCCGGTCCGCAAACGGCCGCGCTGACGCTGGTGGTTGATGGGGAACGCAAACAGGCGTGGGTCGAAGGCAACGGCCCGGTCGATGCTATCTTTAAAGCGATCCGCGAAATCATCCCGCACCCGGAGGCCAAACTGATGCTCTATCAGGTCCACGCGATTACCGGCGGCACCGACGCACAGGCCGAAGTAACTGTGAAGCTCGAGGAGAACGGCAAAACGGTTGTCGGGCAAGGCGCCGACCCGGATACGCTGGTCTCATCCTGCCGCGCTTACCTGCACGCCCTGAATAAGCTGCTGGTGAAACGCGAACGCCGCCAGCCCGACGAAGGACCTTAA
- a CDS encoding DUF2062 domain-containing protein, which yields MAILKRRNPRKLHQRVKESVWPTQGWLRTWYYYKHRIFRGGDSTHKITGGLALGAAISFTPFIGTHFVQAVLFSWLFRFNVLASLAGTVLGNPWTFPFLFWTSYTVGAWIVRLAGFGDFIALPDDMNFGELLLQPREFVDYIFNNPVKILLPFGVGGYVAGALFWPLAYGFLYYPVYMLRKAYRKQHLKRLYRKKASGR from the coding sequence ATGGCCATCCTCAAACGCCGCAATCCCCGTAAGCTCCATCAGCGCGTGAAGGAATCTGTGTGGCCGACACAAGGCTGGCTGCGGACATGGTACTACTACAAGCACCGGATTTTTCGCGGCGGCGATTCCACGCATAAAATCACCGGCGGTCTGGCATTGGGCGCCGCGATATCGTTCACGCCCTTTATCGGGACGCACTTTGTGCAGGCCGTTTTATTTTCCTGGTTGTTCCGGTTTAATGTTCTGGCGTCTTTGGCGGGGACAGTTTTAGGAAACCCGTGGACCTTTCCGTTTTTGTTCTGGACCAGCTATACGGTCGGGGCATGGATTGTGCGTCTGGCGGGTTTCGGCGATTTTATAGCTCTGCCGGACGACATGAATTTCGGGGAATTGTTGCTCCAGCCTAGGGAATTCGTGGATTATATTTTCAACAATCCGGTAAAAATCCTGCTGCCCTTCGGGGTGGGCGGCTATGTGGCCGGGGCGTTGTTCTGGCCGCTGGCCTATGGTTTTTTGTATTATCCGGTCTATATGCTACGAAAAGCTTATCGCAAACAGCATTTAAAACGGCTCTATCGAAAGAAAGCATCAGGGAGATGA
- a CDS encoding uracil-DNA glycosylase codes for MTKPFENPPRDCTLCPRLAQFRQDNRKAFPDKFNAPVPAFGGLDAAFLVVGLAPGLRGANFSGRPFTGDWAGDLLYATLLKSGFAKGTYGAHANDGLELVNARITNAVRCVPPENKPIGDEMNKCRPFLQQEMAAMPNLKVILCLGKISHDAVVRTCGEKLSAYKFGHGAVHKLGNGLMIIDSYHCSRYNTNTGRLTTQMFEDVFEEIKHILKQPSI; via the coding sequence ATGACAAAGCCGTTCGAAAACCCGCCGCGCGATTGTACGCTGTGCCCGCGTCTGGCCCAGTTTCGCCAGGATAACCGGAAAGCCTTTCCGGACAAATTCAACGCGCCCGTTCCCGCCTTTGGCGGGCTTGATGCCGCGTTCCTCGTCGTCGGGCTGGCGCCGGGGCTGCGCGGGGCTAACTTTTCCGGGCGGCCGTTTACCGGCGACTGGGCCGGGGATCTGCTGTATGCGACACTTTTGAAGAGCGGATTTGCCAAAGGAACTTATGGTGCGCACGCCAATGACGGGCTGGAACTGGTCAATGCGCGGATTACCAATGCTGTGCGCTGCGTGCCGCCGGAAAATAAGCCGATTGGCGATGAGATGAACAAATGCCGTCCGTTCTTACAGCAAGAAATGGCCGCGATGCCGAATCTGAAGGTTATTTTATGCCTTGGGAAGATCTCGCATGATGCCGTGGTGCGGACCTGCGGAGAGAAACTTTCCGCCTATAAATTCGGGCACGGCGCCGTGCACAAGCTGGGGAACGGCCTTATGATTATCGATTCCTACCATTGTTCGCGCTACAACACCAACACCGGCCGCCTGACGACGCAGATGTTTGAGGATGTGTTTGAGGAGATTAAACACATCCTCAAACAACCCAGTATTTAA
- the mltG gene encoding endolytic transglycosylase MltG: protein MRIFLAIVAVHMILIALVVAGIGLWGWQQYALAPSPLQQEKILHIRKGQGVSAIADYLEREDVISSALLFKLTAKLKGNDKNLKAGEYAFWPGMPMEDVMEQLVNGDVYQRFFTIPEGLTSWQIVKLLNGVEDLSGDIETIPAEGSLLPETYDYVRDESRGDKIAQMQKAMQQTLDELWESRADNLPVKTKGEALVLASIVEKETGVPGERRRVAGVFINRLRRGIALQTDPTVIYALTNGKIQDEGKGPLGRRLLKKDLEIDSPYNTYKYPGLPPGPIANPGRESIAAVLNPEQHDFIYFVADGTGGHVFSKTLVEHNANVAKWRKIRKGQ from the coding sequence ATGCGCATTTTTCTGGCGATTGTTGCCGTCCACATGATCCTGATCGCACTGGTCGTGGCCGGGATCGGACTGTGGGGCTGGCAGCAATACGCTTTGGCGCCGTCCCCGTTGCAGCAGGAAAAAATCCTTCATATCAGAAAAGGACAGGGTGTTTCCGCTATCGCGGATTATCTCGAACGCGAAGACGTTATCTCCAGCGCTTTACTATTCAAACTGACGGCCAAATTAAAAGGCAACGATAAGAACCTTAAAGCCGGCGAATATGCTTTCTGGCCGGGGATGCCGATGGAAGATGTAATGGAACAACTGGTTAACGGGGACGTTTACCAGCGCTTTTTTACCATCCCCGAAGGCCTGACGAGCTGGCAGATTGTCAAACTGTTAAACGGGGTCGAAGACTTGAGTGGCGATATAGAAACCATTCCGGCGGAAGGGTCGCTCCTGCCTGAAACGTATGATTATGTGCGCGATGAAAGCCGGGGCGATAAAATCGCCCAGATGCAAAAAGCCATGCAGCAAACACTCGACGAACTTTGGGAAAGCCGTGCCGATAACCTGCCGGTAAAGACCAAGGGAGAGGCGCTTGTCCTGGCCTCAATCGTCGAAAAGGAAACGGGCGTTCCGGGTGAACGCCGCCGCGTTGCCGGTGTCTTTATCAACCGCTTGCGGCGGGGAATTGCCCTGCAAACCGATCCGACGGTGATTTATGCCCTGACGAACGGAAAGATACAGGACGAAGGCAAAGGCCCGCTCGGCCGCCGCCTGCTCAAAAAAGACCTTGAGATCGACTCTCCCTACAACACTTACAAATATCCGGGCTTGCCGCCGGGGCCGATCGCCAATCCGGGCCGGGAGTCGATTGCCGCCGTGCTTAATCCCGAACAGCACGATTTTATCTATTTTGTCGCCGACGGTACGGGCGGGCACGTGTTCTCCAAAACACTGGTCGAACATAACGCCAATGTCGCCAAATGGCGAAAGATCCGGAAGGGGCAGTAA
- the fabF gene encoding beta-ketoacyl-ACP synthase II yields the protein MRRVVVTGLGMVSPLGVGVDRNWSRITNGESGIRKIDEFEVSDITSQIAGLVPKTDEENPTDGSFNINNFVPVPDQRKMDVFIAYAMAAAQEAVADSGWQPTDEEDLYRTGVLIGSGIGGLDTMYKNSLVLNEKGPRRLSPFSVPAMLINLASGHVSIKYGFKGPNHSVVTACATGTHAIGDSARLIAYGDADVMVAGGAEAAVCRLGVASFAAARALSTGYNDRPTEGSRPFDEDRDGFVIAEGAGVVILEEYEHARARGAKIYGEVIGYGLSGDAYHITSPAEGGDGGYRAMKAALAHAGVNPEDVDYINAHGTSTPMGDGIECTAIKRLFANALNTMSMSSTKSAIGHLLGAAGAVEAIFTLKAIQTGILPPTLNLENVSEPCQGIDLVPKTAKEKAVNIAVSNSFGFGGTNASLVMKKI from the coding sequence ATGAGACGCGTTGTTGTAACAGGACTGGGGATGGTGTCGCCGCTGGGCGTGGGGGTTGACCGTAACTGGAGCCGTATCACAAACGGCGAAAGCGGTATCCGCAAAATCGACGAATTCGAGGTCTCGGATATTACCTCCCAGATTGCCGGGTTGGTTCCGAAAACTGACGAAGAAAACCCGACTGATGGTTCCTTTAACATCAATAATTTTGTGCCGGTCCCCGATCAGCGCAAAATGGATGTGTTCATTGCCTATGCCATGGCGGCGGCGCAGGAAGCCGTTGCGGATTCCGGCTGGCAGCCGACTGATGAAGAAGATCTGTACCGCACCGGGGTTCTGATTGGCTCCGGAATCGGCGGTCTGGATACGATGTATAAAAACTCACTGGTCCTGAATGAAAAAGGCCCGCGGCGCCTGTCACCGTTCTCGGTGCCGGCGATGCTGATTAATCTGGCCTCTGGCCATGTTTCCATCAAATACGGTTTTAAAGGCCCGAACCATTCGGTTGTGACGGCCTGCGCGACTGGTACGCACGCGATTGGCGATTCAGCGCGGCTGATTGCTTATGGCGATGCGGATGTCATGGTGGCTGGCGGCGCGGAAGCGGCTGTTTGCCGTCTGGGCGTGGCCAGTTTTGCGGCGGCCCGTGCATTGTCGACGGGGTACAACGACCGCCCGACCGAAGGCTCCCGCCCGTTCGATGAAGATCGTGACGGTTTTGTGATCGCGGAAGGGGCCGGGGTTGTCATTCTGGAGGAATACGAACACGCCAGGGCCCGCGGCGCAAAGATTTACGGCGAAGTGATCGGCTATGGCCTGTCCGGCGATGCGTACCATATCACGTCCCCGGCCGAAGGTGGCGATGGCGGTTACCGCGCGATGAAAGCCGCGCTGGCCCATGCCGGCGTAAATCCGGAAGATGTCGATTACATTAACGCCCACGGTACATCCACGCCGATGGGCGATGGCATCGAATGTACGGCGATCAAACGCCTGTTTGCAAATGCGCTGAATACGATGTCTATGTCTTCAACCAAATCGGCCATCGGGCATTTGCTAGGTGCGGCCGGCGCGGTCGAAGCCATCTTTACACTCAAAGCAATCCAGACCGGCATCCTGCCGCCAACCCTGAACCTTGAAAATGTCTCAGAACCTTGTCAGGGGATTGATCTGGTTCCGAAAACGGCGAAAGAAAAAGCCGTTAATATCGCCGTTTCCAACTCCTTTGGCTTTGGCGGGACCAACGCTTCACTGGTGATGAAGAAAATCTGA